The Silene latifolia isolate original U9 population chromosome Y, ASM4854445v1, whole genome shotgun sequence sequence tcaatcttagaaaagactaatgcaccactcaactgatcaaacaggtcatctatccttggcaaaggatacttgttcttcaccgtcactcggttcagctccctgtaatctatgcacaacctcaaactcccatctttcattttcacaaaaagaactagtgctccccacggtgatacactaggtctaatgtatcccttctctatcagttcatctaactgtttcctgagctcctccaactccttaggacccatccggtacggtaccttagagattggccccatccCCGATTTcagctcaaccgtgaaatctatctccctcttcggcggcaaccccggaatctcctctggaaagacatctggaaactcccccaccactggtatctgatcaactgtcggactctctatccagtcatttctcacatggcacaggatcaacgggtaccccttcctcagataggacttcaaagtcacagctgcaatcaacttaactttgggtttgacaacaaacccacgataagccacactaatgcccttaggacctctcaaagacactttcttttgatgacagtctatctttgctttgtacttccctaaccaatccatcccgactatcatctcaaaaccgtttaaaggaaactctagcaagtctacaggtagatcaacttgcccaactatcatagatacatccctaaacaaccacccacatgttacagactctcctgaaggtataaaaacttgctcacttacagactcatactctctcaaacccaactgtttaacatgactcaaagatacaaacgactgcgacgcccctgaatcaaacaaaacaaaggtgtaaacaccaaagaaaggtaccagtgataacatgtgcatcgtcctcagctgcttgattctccatcataaacagctttccactggttttctgcccacctccttggacagtactagcagaggtagtcggcttagcacccaacccctagttgttgttggtgttcgtagctggcatccgataagaattaccgccttTGCGGTTACCTCtcccgttgttgctctgacctccccggttgttccatgacccagccggtttgTTGCTCGTAAAACTCTATGTCGGCTCCTGAGAAAAACTCCCCTGTCCCGACCTCTGGTAACCCCCGTtcgccgcactggtgcactcatgtctcttgtggcctacaccgccatagTTAAAGCAGGTCACACCCCAactaccaccactactaccacggccacgcccgtatGAAGCCCCAACATTAAACCCTGAACCAAAAGAATATACTCTAGCCTGAGTCtggttgcccttcttgtagcttgattggccaccacccttgctctcagcctttctttttccagcacctctctcccgggccatctctaccaacctctcatctctcccagccctctcataagcttccttaacatcagtaaggactcctacgggtaacttatccattatCTTAGGGGTCAATCCCTTCTCgaacctcagagctaggttctcctcactcaatcccatatcctcagcatatctagacttctcattaaacagCTTGTattactcagccacagacatatcagaggtcatcttgaacccatcaaactcctcccacaacttactcctcacatgctccggcacgaactcccTCCTCATAGCTTTCCTAAACTCCTCCCAATGGATAGCAGGCAGCCCCTGCTTCtcatacatctctctagcactcagtttcaccttatcccaccactctcctgctgcctccctcaagtagaacgcagcttgttctaccctcatctcattcggacaatgtaccagatccagaatattctccatctcacgatgccaattgtgaagaagaattggctccccggttcccttatactcttttgggttaaaccttgctatatagagactgatcttagagtgatcaacctccttatctttccccactctctttagggcctccgtaagagcatcttgatgctccaacatcttaactatatcgtcaaagttcatgctctcagctctcgcatacaaagccgtattctttggcggcatcttgaaactatataagaaaaggtagatataaacatacatactataacccaaaacacgaaaacagcctGCCTAgaacccactcgattgagtgccaaaacctactcgatcgagttgaggctactcgatcgagtgcccaacatactcgatcgagtgccccgactccagacctcAAAGAGACCTTCTGATCtataacatactcgaccgagatgacaagccactcgatcgagtgccctctactcgatcgagtgcccctatgtactcgatcgagtaccccaaaacaCGATTCTGACCATAAAAACGTCaactatccactcgatcgagtcagacccactcgatcgagcacctcacccactcgatcgagtcatgcagactcgtgaattctacccgcatgttatctcacttcCCAATCTTACATATATTACCACACTTTCAATACTATCACAAATACTCATGTTTTCTAGCGATTCTATACACAATTAACAAACAATTCTAGTCATGTTATcaaaatgccacgttataaacaaccaatATGCTTTTCATTCAATTTACATATAAAACGTATCTCTTTTCTTTTAACCATACTTTCAATTCTCCACTTCCAAATCCAACAGTTCACAACACACACCGTTATGCACACATTTCAACCAACAGACAACACATACCCCCctatgaccggttcaaaattgcagggtgagttcacgactttaggacgtctcccaagcctttgcattagttCCAACAACTTttacctcgggttcattttaattgactccctatatttattaaattcattagttacaggtttcaggatcgtcgctctgataccactttgtgacacccccatactccgagtgccttaccaaatccactcaggtataaagatgccaccatctcggttttccgaggcaatgataatcaaaatacaataaagaaacaacatttaaattgtataaagtttagtgaatacaatccaaaaccaactgataaaaatacggttacatgCTCTTAAACCAACTGAtgatcaactaaataaaatgtctgacaaactatcAAGCTAcatcggaagactctatcatctcgtggtgactcatcccagctagcccatatgtctcgactcacatctactcaacaactgctcaccatgcccgcatggatcaccacagtttttcaaaacaaagacccggggtcagtactaatcacacaatcaaataTATAATCACTATAAGACAAAAACCAACACATCTCaaccgtcacataacccaaactttATAATCACTcgtcatcactgactacacactaaagtgtgtagtcctgccagagtacacgtcgcaacaggttacttcactctgccagtgggggaccgcagccgttcccacctaagccccgctcagaCCCAAGAGCgcataacccaaatccattaatgcgcacatcccttctgtggcgggttccacagaaggcgaataatgggcgtgaagccactcccgcaagtgaccccactcagctagggacgcaccccgaataccacagacagatacaaacaattacaactattaacagtaaccaattccaacaaccgtcacaatacgaatacgatattatacaacaatcacaaccaacaaccaacacattatgtgattaatactgagtagggaaaccctacctggaatgcaacacacacAGACGATCTCAGcagttgtatcaaaaagcctcctctacgaatcctcctcctaacatatcatcacataatcactaaccatacaaaactaacacaaatccccaatcccccaaattagggtttaaacaaacttgattaaataatataaaatcggtacatagatcttaccctcgacgcaaggatcacaaagatgtaaagaacgatgaaatccgacctctcaagctccgggatttgtcaatcacggatgaatgcgaagaacgtaacttaaatctcttttcaatgtagttaggtttgtaaaagtgtattatgaagatgacggaacgatttaaatactaatccgtgttattaacaaaacccgacaaaacatcacccgtaaaccaagctactcgatcgagtagctgacgtactcgatcgagtaccacttactcgattgagtacccaggatgctcgatcgagtaccctacaggtagaATACTTTcctaaaaaccaaaacacccttaatcgacagagtaaggcccactcgatagagtacccagaggctcataaaactgtagtattacaacTCGGCACGTAAGTAACCTCTCTCTAACAGCTCTCTAAGAAAAAAACGAGAAGAAAAACCCTAACCTTGACCTTTCTGCTCCGCCGTCTCCACCACCCACACCTGCCCCTCTCTCTTCCCCTACTCAATCGCCGGAGATGGGTCTGTCCCTTGGCCTATCTCCGGCGATTCGACACTTTTCATACATTTAAACCCCCAATTTCAATCGTAATTACTTCGCACCTCCAGTCCCCCAGTCGCTCCTTCGCTGTCTTTTCTGTCGCATGGAATGGGTCCGCCCTGGCTTTTCTCCGGTGACGTTCCATCTATCACTTCCCTTTTTTTTCGATTGGACTTTGACCCGTTTCTTAGAGGTCTTCGGGTCGGTTTTTTGTGCTTCTGTTTTCTTTGGTGGTCCTATGTTCTTGGTGATGGTCGGTAAATTCCTTTGTCCGCCTGGGTTGTTGATTGTGAGCGGAACCGGTTTGAGTTATGATTGACAAAGTTTTGTGATGGTTTACGACTGACAAGATTGTCTTCATATTATGAAAAATGATATGTTTGCTGGTTGTTGTCTCAGTTGGTCTTGCGACGTTATCACGTACTTAATGTTCTTTTCGTGATTTCTCCCTCTTTTCGTAATGGTTGTTTAAGACCATCTTCTGTCTGGTGTGGATTCCTCTGTGACGTTCCAGCCCCTCTGGCTCCTTGTCCTGTTACCGCCGTCTTTCACTTTCAATCCAtgggtgatccccccattccccccacccCTGGTTTGATTGCACTGTCTTGAGGTTGTGTGCATGTGTTGATGAGTCTCAACTCATCCGTCTGCTTTTCCACTTTCTTAGTGGCTGTTTTTTTGGTCCGATACGGTGATCCCCCCATTTTCCCCACCTGTCGTTCCCTCGTCCTTTTCCTTAACGTCTATGTGTTGTCTAATTGTTTGTttggcggtggtcctgggaggcgTCCCTTGGTGATTCGGGTGTCAATGTGGTGTCTTGTTCCGCTTCGTTGTCTTGTTGGTGGACCTTCATCTCCTGCTTCTGTTGATTGCAAGTGTGTCTTTGTTGGCTGTGTCGGTTGCGTTTCTTCGTGACTCGAGACTTGTTTGTTTGGCAGCCTTGGTTTAAGTGGCTTATGTGGCTGCGGTTCAGTTTGGTTTCACGGCTGATTCATGGGTGGTAGTCGGGTCCCTTCTCTATCTTTTCGGATTGGTGTCGGTGAGCATGGGTGTAGTGGTTCCTGTTGTGTTTTatgtggttttgttttgtttcttCGGATGGGATGGACTTTTAGGAGGTGGTGCTTATGCTGGAGTCAGTTTTCGGTTGTTGGGTTCCCGTATGAAATGTGTTTGGTAGGGTGAAGTTGGGGTCTGGCATTGTTGTTGGGTGGCCCGGATACGGTGGTCTTAACCTTATTATTTTCCATGAAAGGTTTGgcttggaattgtaggggtcttaAGGATCCGCTTTCCCCTTCAATCCCCAAAATTAGAGCAATTTGTAGGTCGTTTCTTTATAATTTAGACTTCGTTTTCCTTTCTGAAACTAAGTGTGATGTACGATCTGTTGATGTTCTGTTGCGTCCTATGGGTTTTCTCCAGTCTGCTGGGTGTGATGTTGATGGTTTAAAAGGGGGGCTATGGGTTGGATAGAAAAGTAGTTGTAAATTAGAATGTGTCTTTTCCAGTCGCAATCTTATTATCCTCTTGGTTAATCAGTGTAAAGGTAGTTTGTGGTATTTGTGTTGTGTGTACAGTGAACCTGATCATACTAATAGGGGCGCTGTATGGGAATCTTTTACTTGTCATCTTAACTCCTTTGACAAACCTTTCTTGCTTTTTGGTGATTTCAACCAAGTTGAATTCTCGTCTGATAAGTTAGGTGGTAGTGATAAATTGATTAGAGGAGCAAGCTTATTCTCATACTGGAAGAATTTACATTGTCTGATGGATATCCCTTTTAAGGGACCTAGATTTACTTGGTGCAATAATAGGGATAATCCACATCGAATTTATGAAAGACTTGATAAGAGTTTTGCCTCTAATGATTGGCTCTCTTTATTCCCTAATACTTTGATCAAACACCTCCCTATTCAAATATCAGATCATGCACCTATTATCCTTGATACAAATATGATTCTCCATACCAAGAAGAAAATTTACAGATTAGAGGCCTGGTGTTTTGATCATGCCGAATGTAGTAGCTTGGTTAAAGAAAGTTGGGGAAGAAAAGATAAGGGTGATGCTTCTTATGCCCTTTTGTCAAAATTACGTCGTATAAACAATGCTTTCAGAGTTTGGTCTTGTAACAAAAAAGATGAATGGGGTCTAAAGTGGAGTGCTTTTGATCAGGACTTGGAGTCCTATCTTTTGGACATTGAGAATGGTGGTGACACTTTTAACTACGAATCATGTCACAAAAAGCTGGTGGAATTCTCTATTGCTGCGGGCACTTATTGGCGTCAACGTTCTAAATTGAAATGGAGTTGTGAGGGTGACACATGTACTAAATATTTTTTCAATTGGGTTAAAGGATGATCTAGTGCTAATCTTATATTGGGTATTAAGAAGGAGTCTAATGAATGGACTTTTGACATGAAGGAGATTGGTGGTTTGTTTAATAAATACTTCTCTAATATCTTTAAGTCTAATGCTGTGCCCGAGTGTTTTGAAGATTACATTATTCATTACGGGTACTTATTTGATAATCTTAAGCGTAAAGTGGGCATGGAGGAGAGAGCCAAGTTGGGCCGTATATACTCGAAAATTGAAGTTCGTCAGGCTGTTTTCCAATTGGGACCCTTAAAATCACCGGGTCCTGACGGGATTCCCGCGGCCTTCTACCAGAAATATTGGTCTATTGTTAAGGATGATGTTATTAATGGAGCTCTCAATATTCTAAATTCGGGTACTGTTCTTAAGGAATTTAATAAGACATTTATTGTCCTTATTCCTAAGAATAATTGCCCGGAGAGTGTTGAGGATTTTCGGCCGATTAGCCTCTGCAATGTTATTATGAAGGTTGTCACAAAGTGTATTGCTAATAGATTAAAAGGGGTTATGGATGATCTTGTTAGTCCTTTTCAAAGTGCGTTTGTCCCAAATAGAAGTATTGCGGATAATATTGTGATTGCCCAAGAAATTCTTCACGTCATCAACCATAGGAGTTATGGTAAGAAGGGTATGATGGCTTTAAAGGCAGATATGAGCAAAGCTTATGATAGACTAAATTGGAATTTCATAAGAGGGGTGCTCTCTTACTTGAACTTGCCTGACTCTATGGTTCATCTTATTATGAGTACTATTGAATCTGTTTCTTATGAAATTCTGATTAATGGTGCTCCTATGGAAAATGTTGAACCTTGTTGTGGGATTAGGCAAGGTGATCCTTTATCCCCTTATATTTTTGCGCTTTGTACGTAAGTCCTATCTCAAATGATTCTTTATGCCCAGGATGGTAACCTTATTAAGGGTATTAAGATCTGTAAGAACGGCCCGGAAATCTCCCACCTTTTGTTTGCAGATGATTCACTCTTCTTTATTCGTGGTGACGAGATGGGGATATGGACTTTCTCAtgaacttaatcgatgaatattGTGCTGCCTCTGGACAATGCCTTAATAAAGATAAGTCCTCTATTCTTTTCAGTTCAAATTGCTCACTTATGATGGTCAAGAAGTGCCTAACTGATTTTAAGTTTGCTCCTAAGCATGATCTTGGTAACTATCTTGGATTACCAACGAGTATTGGGTCTTCTAAGAGGGAGTTATTTAAATTTCTTGTCGAAAAAACTAAGTGAAGGCTATCCTCCTGGAATAATATTCTTCTCTCTTCGGCTGGTAAACTGACTCTTATTCGTTCTGTTCTTTCATCACTATCCCTTTTTCTCTATCGGTATTTCGCATACCGGTAAGTGTAACATCAAAACTTCAGTCTTTGATGGTGCATTTTTGGTGGAGTGGAACTAGAACTAATAAGTCTATTCATTGGTGTAGTAAAGACTTTCTTAGTAGGCCTGTGGGAGAAGGGGGCCTTGGTCTTCTCAATATTGGTTGCTTTAATCAAGCGCTCCTTGCCAAATCTGCTTGGAGAATCTTATGTGATCCTGGAAGCCTTATTAGTAAAGTTATTGGTCCCAAGCTTGGTATCCAAGATGATATTTTATTTCAGAATCGTTGGAAGGCTCCCCATGCGTCGTCATGGGCCCTCAAAAGCCTTGTCTGGGCTTCCGATCTTATCTACAACAATATTGCTTGGACAATTGGATCTTCATCTCGTCTTAATGCTTGGAAGAGCAAATGGATAGAGGGTTATAGTCTTCATGATCTTTGCGGGGATTCCGTTGACGCTCCTACTGACTCCACGCTCCTGGTAGGTGACCTTTATGATACTCACAGAAGATGGGATCTTTCCTCTCTTGGTTTCGATCCAGGTGAGAGAGTTACAAAGAAAATCCTCGCGACTTATATTTCGTGTCAACCTTCGGATGACTCATTCTATTGGAAACTCTCTAAATATGGTGACTACACTGTCAAGTCGGGTTATTATGCTGCTAAGGTCTTATCTGATGGACCTACCACAAGGGTTGATCTCTCTAGAATGTCTGAACCTATCGTGGCTTTTTGTAAATCAAAGCTCTGGAAGTTGCCTATTTCTGACAAACTAAGGGTGTTTTTATGGAAATTCATGGCTAATGCCCTTCCTGTGGGTTCTGAATTCCTTAAACGCAAGATGAATTGGCGCTCCTCTTGTACTATGTGCGATGGCTTACCTACTTGTGTGGAATCTATTTCTCACCTCTTCAGAGATTGTAGCTTTGCAAAAGCTCTTTGGTTTGACTGCCCTTTAGGCATTAGAATCACTTAGGGGATGGATATTGATGTTAGGATTTGGGTCATAAACTGGGTTACATATTTCTTAATTGGCCCAGATCCTAACTCCCTCCTTTTTCCCCTTATAGCTACCCTTTGGAGAATTTGGTGCTGTAGGAATGATTTGGTCTTCAGGAGTCGTCGCCCTTGGCCTATGGCTGCTCTCAATTATATTGTTGGTGACATTCAGGGTATGAATGAGGTTGTGTGCGATAAGGATGCTAGCCTCCTTCAAGCGTCTTTGCTGGACTTCTCTTCTGATTTTGGATTAGCGAAAAGGATTAGAAACTCGTTTCCTTATTGGATTGTTGGTGGACCTGTGTGCGGAAATGTTTGCACTGTTAAGTGTGATGCTGCTTGGAGGGATGATAGAAGTTCTGGCATGGGGTGGTGCTTGTTGGATGGTGATGGGACCTTAAGGAATTCTGCGAATGCTCGCTCGTTTGCCTCTTCTGCCCTGCATGCCGAAGGTCAGGCTGCTATCAAGGCGCTAAAATAGGCCTCGGATGACGGGCATCTTCATGTTAGATTGGTTACAGATTGTCTTGTCTTGGTTATGCAGGTTGCTGGACCGGAAAAGCCTATTACGTCTTTTACTTGCATTATCCAGGATATTAAGTCTATTGCGTCTCATTTTCACTGTTGCTCTCTTAGTTTCTGTCCTAGGGGAGTAAATAGGATAGCTCATAATCTTGCTCAGCAAGCTCTGTTGTAAGCTATGCTATTTGttgctgtaaaaaaaaaaaaaaaaaaaaaacaactcggCTACATCATCTCTAAttccaagttgtgtcaaggtCGGCTTACAAGCCCGCCGAGTAGTCTCATAAGTCTAATCCAAAAACATCACAAAACGATTAAGGTACTCTCTACTTATAAAGGAAATTTAGGTTTGAGTATGGACAAAAGGAAGAGTAGGATTGGAGTGGCTTACCATTGCGGTGGAGGGAGTAGCGGTGTTTCAGGTCGATCTTGGTTTCTTGGAAGACATTGTTGTCCTTTCCTTGCTTGCCCCAAATTTGAGTTAATGAAACcttgtagcattttgagagaataCCCAATTTGTTGAATAAAGTGCACCAAAACAACTTATTTGTACCCTTGAAGTGATGATGAAAAATTTGGTATGTGGAAACCAAAATTAAACACCAAAATCTTGGGGGAAATGAAGAGTAGATTAGTTAAATGcaaatatttttattatttggtAAAGAAATGGTGGTGTTTGAGGAGATTAAAGGAAGGTTTTTGGGtaagttttaatggtgttttggtATTTGGGAGATGATAAGTTGATGACATAGGGAGTGTTTATGTGAAATGAGTTGAGTAAAATGAGTAGGTGAGTGATAAGGTAAGATTTCGGGTAAAGTAAAATCACCGGGTGAAATTGGTGATTTTTTTTGGGTATTTTGGGAAGGGTGAAATTTCGCCCGGCGGGTGAAAATTTCGCTCGGCGGTTGAAATTTCACTAGACGggaatttttttcaaatttttgccTAATTGCATCGGGTGAAAATTTTCACCCAATAGGTGAAAATTTATCAGACGCcaatttttttcgtttttcatgCTTTGTATCTGGTGAAAATATTTACTCATTTGGTGAACTTTCATGAGACGCCCATTATACCTTCTTTTGCGCCCAATTGCCTTCATTTTGAAGAAGGCGATATTTCATCCTTCAACAAGCAACTCCACCCCTTACTCGGAACAAATTTCAAAGCTGTTAACACTCATTTTCTTTGATGTGTAAACCAAAATTAAACACCAAAATCTTGGAGGAAATGAAGAGTAGATTAGTTAAATGCTAATATTTTTATGATTTAGTGAAGAAATGGTGGTGTTTGAGGAGATTAAAGGAAGGTTTTTGGGtaagttttaatggtgttttggtATTTGGAGATGATAAGTTGATGACAGAGGGAGTGTTTATGTGAAATAAGTTGATGAAATAGTGATGTGACA is a genomic window containing:
- the LOC141628804 gene encoding uncharacterized protein LOC141628804, with amino-acid sequence MGVVVPVVFYVVLFCFFGWDGLLGGGAYAGVSFRLLGSRMKCVCEPDHTNRGAVWESFTCHLNSFDKPFLLFGDFNQVEFSSDKLGGSDKLIRGASLFSYWKNLHCLMDIPFKGPRFTWCNNRDNPHRIYERLDKSFASNDWLSLFPNTLIKHLPIQISDHAPIILDTNMILHTKKKIYRLEAWCFDHAECSSLVKESWGRKDKGDASYALLSKLRRINNAFRVWSCNKKDEWGLKWSAFDQDLESYLLDIENGGDTFNYESCHKKLVEFSIAAGTYWRQRSKLKWSCEGDTCTKYFFNWVKG
- the LOC141628805 gene encoding uncharacterized protein LOC141628805, which encodes MKEIGGLFNKYFSNIFKSNAVPECFEDYIIHYGYLFDNLKRKVGMEERAKLGRIYSKIEVRQAVFQLGPLKSPGPDGIPAAFYQKYWSIVKDDVINGALNILNSGTVLKEFNKTFIVLIPKNNCPESVEDFRPISLCNVIMKVVTKCIANRLKGVMDDLVSPFQSAFVPNRSIADNIVIAQEILHVINHRSYGKKGMMALKADMSKAYDRLNWNFIRGVLSYLNLPDSMVHLIMSTIESVSYEILINGAPMENVEPCCGIRQGDPLSPYIFALCTKDFLSRPVGEGGLGLLNIGCFNQALLAKSAWRILCDPGSLISKVIGPKLGIQDDILFQNRWKAPHASSWALKSLVWASDLIYNNIAWTIGSSSRLNAWKSKWIEGYSLHDLCGDSVDAPTDSTLLVGDLYDTHRRWDLSSLGFDPGERVTKKILATYISCQPSDDSFYWKLSKYGDYTVKSGYYAAKVLSDGPTTRVDLSRMSEPIVAFCKSKLWKLPISDKLRVFLWKFMANALPVGSEFLKRKMNWRSSCTMCDGLPTCVESISHLFRDCSFAKALWNDLVFRSRRPWPMAALNYIVGDIQGMNEVVCDKDASLLQASLLDFSSDFGLAKRIRNSFPYWIVGGPVCGNVCTVKCDAAWRDDRSSGMGWCLLDGDGTLRNSANARSFASSALHAEGQVAGPEKPITSFTCIIQDIKSIASHFHCCSLSFCPRGVNRIAHNLAQQALL